The genomic region GTACCCACCCTTGGAGTTAATTATATTGGCACATTGGCTCTAATCGTATAGATTTTATTGTGGTTCCCCCCTGTCAAAATAATGCACAGCTGAACAGGAAAAATTCAATTTGATTTATTTACAGGGGATTTGTCTTTAGatttccaccccccccacccgTCCCCCAGCTAGTGCAGGCTTATGTTTAACCAAGTGATTTCTCCACAAAAAGAGTGTATAGTTGAGGTATGGGAGTAAGTGTCTGTTCCCTTGAGTGTCTGTGCCCCTAGATGCTGAAACAGGATCAAAGAAAACAGTCTTCATTGGTTAGTTTTCTGCTGAAAGAGAGGAGTTTCCCAGAGGGGAAAGATTTCATGTTGCAAACCCTGggagactttttgttttgttttgttttgggagactttttactgagagagagagagagagagagagagagagagagagagggagtaatgAGGGTATTTTTATAAAGACTGCCACACCTTAGTGCCAGGTactatgatttctattctttagCTTACCTATTActaacaaacaagcaagcaaaaaaaaaaaaatctcttgagatATGTATTGTTATGGGAAACAAGGTttgaaagatgaaataatttgtaAAGGATAGTATTGGCAAGTGACAGGGTTGGGACATCAACTACATAGTAAACTATTTAAAATCTTGTGCTCTTAAATACTGCTTTCCAGTGGACCATGCAACTAAAGAAACACTCTGCATGTATAGATATTTATAGTTATTGGCCTCTGGCTAATGTTACTGAATCAATACCTCCAGGACTAAGCAATGATTATTTgcactttaaaaacttttcctgGTCATTTGAATACTGCTGCCCACAGATTGGTTTTTAAAGACCACTAGTGTAGGCTACATACTCACAGAACTTACAGTTAGAAAGCTGTCagtattattgtattttatcaccagttattcattcaatatttatagaATACCTACTGTGTCTAAGGCTCTATACCAGATGTTAAAAGGTCATAGAAAGACAATGGTATAAATGGTAGTGAGAGTCTTATAAGTAAGTAATTTATATAGGaagtgataaataataaataaagtgctGTAGGTACTCAGTGGAAGAAAGAATTACCCCCAAGGGGTAGAAAGTTGGCAAGAAACGAAGGCTAAGCTGGGAAAACTTCAAGGAGAGACTGACTCTTGAAATGGCAGTATGATTTGGGCATAGAGGTGTGTTTTGTTTCACATGGTATATATACCAATCAACCGTATGGCTTCcctgctttgaaaaataaactgcCATGTTATGAGAGGGGTTATGGAGAGGGCCACACAGAAAAGACTGTGGATAGCCTTTAAGAGCTGGGTGAAACCTCTGGCTGGCGGCCAATAGGAAGGCAGGAATCTCAGTCTTACAACTGCAAGGAGATGAGTCCTGCCTATTACATTAGGGGGCTTGGAAACTGGATCCCCAGTTGAGCCTCAGTTCTCAGTCCTGGTTGACACCTTGATTGTAGCATCTCAGAGGATGTATTTAAGCAGTGTCCACATTCCTGACccataaaagcataaaataataattgtgttTTAAGCCCTTAAATTTGTAGAAACTTGCTATGTAGCAACAGATACAGATTTTGGAATcataacaaatacaaatttatttcccTAGTGAACAATATTCACTTTCTTGGTCTTATCTTCCTAAACAATGCTGCAATTTAATATCTATTAAATATATGACCTTATGGACTGGAATTTCTATTTCCATAGATCAGTTTACACATCTGAAATTCTGAATTGAagatgtttctttgtttgtttaaaaaagatactgccggggtgcctgagtggctcagttggttaagcgtccaacttcagctcaggtcatgatctcatggtctgtgagtttgaaccccactgcgccgcccccccccccccccaaatcagggtctgtgccgacagcttggagctggagcctgcttcggattctatgtgtccctctctctctgtccttctcccacctgcactctgtctctctccctctctctctcaaaaataaatttaaaaacataaaaaaagacattgcCAGATACTTTCTAGGGTGAAGTAACACTTCAATTTTCCATTCACAATGAATGAGAGCATGATTGCCCTTGCATCACAGCACTTAGTAAGTGTTAggattctttttcagttttgccaGTTACTTTAAACTGGTTATCTCACTGTTAAACTTTAATTTGCAGCTCAGTATTAGAAAGATTGAGCAAATTTTCTTATGTTGCTTGGAggtttggttttgatttcttaaaaactgGCACTGTCAGTCTTGTTTACAAGtgtaaaaaatcagaaatcaatgaTCCAACCAGAAGCACTTCTTTGTAACCACTTTTAGGGCTTCCTTCACATCTTGGTTTCTCAGGCTGTAGATGAGGGGGTTTAACATGGGGATCATAATGCCATAAAACACAGAAGCCATTTTTTCTTGCTCTTGAGACTCATTGGTCCCATGGTGCAGATACATGTAAGACAGAGTCCCATAGAAAACAGTGACTGCTGTCAGGTGGGAGGCGCACGTGGAGAAGGCTTTTTTCTTCCCTGCAATGGAAGATATCTTCAGGATGGCAGCCAGGATATATATGTAGGAAAAGATGACAACCAGCACAGTGAACATTAGGTTAAACCCCACAAAGACAGTTAGCAGCATGATGTTGAAGTCAATGTTGGAACAAGAGAGAGCTAAAATTGGGGGTTCATCACAGAAAAAGTGGTTAATTGTATTGGATTTGCAAAAGTTcagtgaaaaagtaaaacttgtGTTTACAGAGGCATTTAGGAAACCTATGAAGTATGAGCCAAACAGGAGTTGAATGCAGACTCTCTGGGACATGACTATTGGATAGCGGAGTGGATTGCAGATGGCGACATACCGGTCCACTGCCATTGCGGCCAAGATGTAACAGTCGGTTGTTGCAAAAGCACCATAGACTAGTAATTGCACCATACACCCTATGAATGAGATGGATTGCTCTGTTTGTACAAAGTTTTGCAGCATTTTGGGAGTGATAGCAGAGGTGTAGCAGAGATCAACAAATGCCAAGTGttggaggaaaaaatacatcGGGGTATGAAGGCAAGAATCAATCTTGATGAGTAGGATCATTCCGATATTGCCCACGAGGATGGCCACATAGATCACTAGAAATACTATGAAGAGAATATGCCAGGACTTGCGTTGACCAGCAAATCCCAGGAGAATGAACTCATTTATTTCAGTGCCATTGTTTTGTTCCATGGCTAGCAAAGATTAAGTATCAGCTGGAAAGGTGTAAAgaaagaagagcagagaaagctAAGACCTTGTGGTCCTTTAACTAATTTTGGAATTGGCAATGGTATAATATTTGGTTTCACAATGGAGTCAGAGGATATTTTCTATGAGACAATTGACTCACATTTAAAGTCTATAGCTTGACATCTGACTTTAGATAATTTAGATTTATGTTTTGGGAAGTTTGCCATGGATCGGTTTCTTTGTTATGAGAGTGAAAACTGACTCTTTAATTATACTAAGAATTTAagcttttgttaaatatatttcttaaatctaTTAATTAGGGGACATatgaaaacatacttttaaaaattaagctttcttttatgctgtatacattttaattcataaatcccattttacataaattattatgTATGAAAATCTTGATTTACCCATAAATTTCTATATGatcttgctttaatttttttctgtattctcaccttactctttctgtctccttactAATTCTGCTCCCTCCATTATCATGGACTCATGCCCAAGTAGAGTCTTTTATGGAAGTGTTTATCAAGTTATCTATGGTAAAGGaccattttctttgtaaaatttgtTATATGTCATGGATCAATATTGTTGCatatagcaataaaaaattatcagcaTTGTCAAAATTCTGTAATAGTTTTAGATGCTTAATCTCACTTTCAATTCTTATCACATCATTGAGTGGAAACAGAGAGTCCAGGACCTGGggtgctggtccagggaccacacatTGAGTAACATTACTCTATGGTGTCCATCTATCATAATTTACCTATGTGCTTTCCTAACAGTGGGTAGTCGGCCACCTACAACTTGTTTCCACCACAAATAActcagtgttttttatttccacTGTAGGTCCACTACAAATAACTAAATTTTTCTAGGAACAAAAAATGTTGACTCTTAGagtatgcatgtatttattttgaccaAGTTTTCCAGATCACATTGCATAATGGaggcaccagtgtgcattcctgCTAATTGTTCATGGGGGTTCCCATATCCTCACTTTTTTGGGAACATTGGtattttcttaatagtttttaGACCAGAAAATACTTGTAAAGTGACAtctccattttaatttgttttattttctaaccaGAAGCTAATTTGATCTTTGTATAGTATATTTTTGTAGAATTTTGGAATCATATTTTTTATCGATATCTCTGTGGGTCAATTTATGGATGGATGCTCTTCCTTTATATAGTTTGAGCACTCTGTTATTGAATTGACAAAAATTTTCTTACATTCTGTTATCTATTATCTTTGTCTATAGTATTCTCCGTAGACCAgaaatctttacatttaaaataacaattccttattttttcccctattgtttgttcttttggggaaaaaatggaataaactcCATTCCTGCCTTGATTCATTTACCCAGGAAAGTCAAACATAGTAATAAAACTTACTATCCATTTTATACTTGTTTGCTGCTACATGATGTTTGTTGAACTGTGTTTTATTCCATAcatataatttggaaaatttattttgtttaaaaaaactttttaggaaAAATGTAGATTAAATGGGTAGTGATAGCAGTTGgagtgattgtgtgtgtgtgtgtgaaatatttaaatatatttaaatattttaaaaccattaaatgactttacttgatattttaaagtttactcaaACAAACACTTGTCCCCATTGTGTTATAGGAAAGTTCTATCATGCATTTATGGAACAATGAATTCTAATATTATATAAGCTCTTCCTGAAAA from Panthera uncia isolate 11264 chromosome D1, Puncia_PCG_1.0, whole genome shotgun sequence harbors:
- the LOC125911310 gene encoding putative olfactory receptor 5AK3, translating into MEQNNGTEINEFILLGFAGQRKSWHILFIVFLVIYVAILVGNIGMILLIKIDSCLHTPMYFFLQHLAFVDLCYTSAITPKMLQNFVQTEQSISFIGCMVQLLVYGAFATTDCYILAAMAVDRYVAICNPLRYPIVMSQRVCIQLLFGSYFIGFLNASVNTSFTFSLNFCKSNTINHFFCDEPPILALSCSNIDFNIMLLTVFVGFNLMFTVLVVIFSYIYILAAILKISSIAGKKKAFSTCASHLTAVTVFYGTLSYMYLHHGTNESQEQEKMASVFYGIMIPMLNPLIYSLRNQDVKEALKVVTKKCFWLDH